The proteins below are encoded in one region of Deltaproteobacteria bacterium:
- the fabG gene encoding 3-oxoacyl-ACP reductase FabG → MSEEQVALVTGGSRGIGRAIAVEMSEAGYKVFITYKSNDQLAEETLEIIRSKGGLGEKIRFDVADSKDAARGMEEIISQNKNIRVLVNNAGVTADGLFMMMPEADWDTVIQTTLKGFYNVTKPVIKTMVRNRKGSVVSISSVSALIGNRGQANYAAAKAGLIGASRALASEVARLGVRVNVVAPGLIDTEMIKGAPFPLDKIKEIIPMARIGRPEEVAKVVRFLCSDDASYITGQVISVNGGMF, encoded by the coding sequence CTGAGGCAGGATACAAGGTCTTCATCACATATAAATCAAACGATCAGTTGGCCGAGGAAACACTGGAAATCATTCGATCGAAGGGAGGCCTTGGGGAGAAGATCCGGTTTGATGTAGCCGATTCAAAAGATGCTGCAAGGGGAATGGAAGAAATCATCTCGCAGAATAAAAACATTCGGGTTCTTGTCAATAATGCCGGGGTTACCGCTGACGGCCTGTTTATGATGATGCCGGAAGCAGACTGGGATACGGTGATTCAAACGACTCTAAAGGGCTTTTATAACGTGACGAAACCGGTCATAAAAACAATGGTCCGAAATCGTAAGGGGTCCGTTGTCTCTATTTCGTCTGTGTCAGCACTCATCGGGAACAGGGGCCAGGCAAATTATGCTGCGGCAAAGGCCGGATTGATTGGCGCCAGCCGCGCCCTGGCATCCGAGGTGGCAAGGTTGGGTGTACGGGTCAATGTGGTTGCGCCGGGCCTGATCGATACGGAAATGATTAAAGGGGCGCCTTTTCCTTTGGATAAAATTAAGGAAATCATCCCCATGGCGAGAATCGGAAGGCCGGAGGAAGTCGCAAAGGTTGTCCGTTTCCTGTGTTCCGACGACGCCTCTTATATCACGGGACAGGTCATTTCCGTCAATGGCGGTATGTTTTAA
- a CDS encoding outer membrane lipoprotein carrier protein LolA, giving the protein MDFMTKEGSIKRGLFLIGILLSSAVMLGWVDKWDDIERESAKIKSVTAHFSQEKHMQILTKPLVSKGRFYFQAPDSVRWEYTSPVRSVLLMRKGDIKRYTMGSRGFVEDSGGSLESMQIVLQEISRWSRGQFTGNEHFSATIKRGKGPTIILTPKEKGLSTMISRIVINLSPDRPGVIKSVKILESEGSFTLFEFTDVQINGKISETLFREVG; this is encoded by the coding sequence ATGGATTTCATGACGAAAGAAGGCAGTATAAAAAGAGGGTTATTCCTCATCGGAATACTTCTTTCCTCCGCCGTTATGCTGGGATGGGTGGACAAATGGGATGATATCGAGAGAGAATCGGCGAAGATAAAATCGGTCACCGCTCATTTCTCTCAGGAAAAACACATGCAGATTCTTACCAAACCACTTGTTTCAAAGGGACGTTTCTATTTTCAGGCGCCCGATTCTGTCAGATGGGAATACACGTCTCCCGTGAGAAGCGTTCTGCTTATGCGCAAGGGAGATATCAAACGATATACCATGGGCAGCAGAGGGTTTGTCGAAGATTCGGGCGGGTCCCTTGAGTCGATGCAAATCGTCCTTCAGGAGATCAGCCGGTGGAGCAGGGGACAGTTCACCGGAAATGAGCATTTTTCGGCGACCATAAAAAGGGGAAAGGGACCTACAATTATCCTTACGCCGAAGGAAAAAGGGCTTTCGACCATGATATCACGTATTGTGATAAACCTTTCACCTGACAGGCCGGGTGTTATCAAATCTGTTAAGATTCTTGAAAGTGAAGGGAGTTTTACTCTCTTCGAATTTACCGATGTGCAGATTAACGGGAAAATCTCTGAAACGTTATTCCGGGAAGTGGGATGA